In Candidatus Woesearchaeota archaeon, a single genomic region encodes these proteins:
- a CDS encoding DoxX family protein: MHGLMKFGIPSGTAVDLASMMGVAGVLELAISVLLILGLFTRLGALVGVVEMLVAYFMVHFPQGMNPLSNGGELALLFFGAFLVVLVYGNGEFSVESALMKKETF, encoded by the coding sequence ATGCACGGTCTCATGAAGTTTGGGATTCCCAGCGGTACAGCAGTGGATCTTGCAAGCATGATGGGTGTTGCGGGCGTTCTTGAACTCGCGATTAGTGTTCTATTGATCCTTGGTCTCTTCACGCGACTTGGAGCACTTGTTGGCGTTGTTGAAATGCTTGTCGCGTATTTTATGGTGCACTTTCCACAGGGCATGAACCCTCTCTCCAATGGTGGAGAGCTTGCGTTGCTCTTCTTTGGCGCATTCCTCGTTGTCCTTGTCTATGGCAATGGAGAATTCAGTGTTGAAAGCGCATTGATGAAGAAAGAAACATTTTAG